The proteins below come from a single Aegilops tauschii subsp. strangulata cultivar AL8/78 chromosome 6, Aet v6.0, whole genome shotgun sequence genomic window:
- the LOC109743491 gene encoding serine/threonine-protein phosphatase PP1 isoform X2, producing the protein MIIHTTLLHGMEKNDFDVLLCMHVYVSGDIHGQFSDLLRLFDYGGLPPSANYLFLGDYVDRGKQSIETICLLLAYKIKFPDNFFLLRGNHECASINRIYGFYDECKRRFSVRLWKLFTDCFNCLPVAALIDEKILCMHGGLSPDLDSLDRIAEIQRPVDVPDQGLLCDLLWSDPDRESPGWGENDRGVSFTFGADKVAEFLNKHDLDLICRAHQVVEDGYEFFADRQLVTIFSAPNYCGEFNNAGALMNVDASLLCSFQILKPLRAKAQAD; encoded by the exons ATGATTATACATACAACTCTGCTGCATGGTATGGAAAAAAATGATTTTGACGTGCTTTtgtgcatgcatgtgtacgtgtcaggcGACATCCACGGGCAGTTCTCGGACCTGCTCCGGCTGTTCGACTACGGCGGGCTGCCGCCGAGCGCCAACTACCTGTTCCTGGGCGACTACGTGGACCGGGGCAAGCAGAGCATCGAGACCATCTGCCTACTGCTAGCGTACAAGATCAAGTTCCCGGACAACTTCTTCCTGCTGCGGGGCAACCACGAGTGCGCCTCCATCAACCGCATCTACGGCTTCTACGACGAGTGCAAGCGCCGCTTCAGCGTCCGCCTCTGGAAGCTCTTCACCGACTGCTTCAACTGCCTCCCTGTGGCGGCGCTCATCGACGAGAAGATCCTGTGCATGCACGGCGGCCTCTCCCCGGACCTCGACAGCCTCGACCGGATCGCCGAGATCCAGCGCCCCGTTGACGTGCCCGACCAGGGCCTCCTCTGCGACCTCCTCTGGTCCGACCCCGACCGCGAGAGCCCCGGCTGGGGCGAGAACGACCGCGGCGTCTCCTTCACCTTTGGAGCCGACAAGGTCGCCGAGTTCTTGAACAAGCACGACCTCGACCTCATTTGCCGCGCCCACCAG GTTGTGGAGGATGGGTACGAGTTCTTCGCGGATCGGCAACTGGTCACCATCTTCTCCGCGCCCAACTACTGCGGCGAGTTCAACAACGCCGGCGCGCTGATGAACGTCGACGCCAGCCTGCTCTGCTCGTTCCAGATCCTCAAGCCCTTGAGAGCCAAAGCGCAGGCGGACTAA
- the LOC109743491 gene encoding serine/threonine-protein phosphatase PP1 isoform X1, protein MDGHAVDELIRRLLDGKKGKAPGKKVQLSEAEIRHLCVTAKGIFLSQPNLLELEAPINVCGDIHGQFSDLLRLFDYGGLPPSANYLFLGDYVDRGKQSIETICLLLAYKIKFPDNFFLLRGNHECASINRIYGFYDECKRRFSVRLWKLFTDCFNCLPVAALIDEKILCMHGGLSPDLDSLDRIAEIQRPVDVPDQGLLCDLLWSDPDRESPGWGENDRGVSFTFGADKVAEFLNKHDLDLICRAHQVVEDGYEFFADRQLVTIFSAPNYCGEFNNAGALMNVDASLLCSFQILKPLRAKAQAD, encoded by the exons ATGGACGGGCACGCCGTGGACGAGCTGATCCGGCGGCTCCTGGACgggaagaagggcaaggcgcCCGGCAAGAAGGTGCAGCTGAGCGAGGCGGAGATCCGGCACCTCTGCGTCACCGCCAAGGGCATCTTCCTCTCCCAGCCCAACCTCCTCGAGCTGGAGGCCCCCATCAACGTCTGCG gcGACATCCACGGGCAGTTCTCGGACCTGCTCCGGCTGTTCGACTACGGCGGGCTGCCGCCGAGCGCCAACTACCTGTTCCTGGGCGACTACGTGGACCGGGGCAAGCAGAGCATCGAGACCATCTGCCTACTGCTAGCGTACAAGATCAAGTTCCCGGACAACTTCTTCCTGCTGCGGGGCAACCACGAGTGCGCCTCCATCAACCGCATCTACGGCTTCTACGACGAGTGCAAGCGCCGCTTCAGCGTCCGCCTCTGGAAGCTCTTCACCGACTGCTTCAACTGCCTCCCTGTGGCGGCGCTCATCGACGAGAAGATCCTGTGCATGCACGGCGGCCTCTCCCCGGACCTCGACAGCCTCGACCGGATCGCCGAGATCCAGCGCCCCGTTGACGTGCCCGACCAGGGCCTCCTCTGCGACCTCCTCTGGTCCGACCCCGACCGCGAGAGCCCCGGCTGGGGCGAGAACGACCGCGGCGTCTCCTTCACCTTTGGAGCCGACAAGGTCGCCGAGTTCTTGAACAAGCACGACCTCGACCTCATTTGCCGCGCCCACCAG GTTGTGGAGGATGGGTACGAGTTCTTCGCGGATCGGCAACTGGTCACCATCTTCTCCGCGCCCAACTACTGCGGCGAGTTCAACAACGCCGGCGCGCTGATGAACGTCGACGCCAGCCTGCTCTGCTCGTTCCAGATCCTCAAGCCCTTGAGAGCCAAAGCGCAGGCGGACTAA
- the LOC109743499 gene encoding uncharacterized protein, with translation MEPRPPPSPSPPQAPPSSAVRVLSRAPPPASAPSPSPAAAASPPHDGGVVVVGFVGGAGGAAARLADRILDAPVFSPGGSARTLARGVRYHRDGDRRMVFLHLASPAPPPPREAGGGSTGGGDLPEMLFMFSVCHVIIFLQEGFRFDTQTLKSFRLLQSSKHAFAPFVRSLVAPGTPSKAAPSGTPGTPSKATPSGTPTRPTRRASSISPPARRGGHSGHQPSAISLMSGTGSHASVLPGQCIPVVLFVFEDDIIDGPSAATSLDDMGETSSSNQASGTSKGSGSVVMLARPASKSEGSFTKKLHLSLEGQIRFLLKRCRTLTGLESGHNGPRGAGNVSHLPLFSLDSSRVVALLDRSINKKQEPLDIIAGLFEDSFSSKSSLDAASLENNCQSANHEDVQLIKDFIFRQSDGLRGKGGYSGNASAGSVAGVGMVAAAAAAAAASASSGKPVSVPDLPSFDKWFSISTSIISGLISAKDGIDNSESARGSSTHASSSLKNEQSSAIETALSCLESNKGLNMKFSSSWCQKVLPVAKEVYLKDLPDFYPTSVHEVQLQKALRSFHSTVKGPAVKVFSKKLEDECKTIWEAGRQQCDAVSLTGRPCKHQRHGKLSSSDAVEQHSSGYVFLHACACGRSRRLRDDPFDFETANVSFNCFSNCEDLLPTLVLPRGVDASSFPASSWRLVRLGGARYYKPTKGLLQAGFCSKDKYLLKWTISLGKGQGKNGTHAATKSSSMTSNVNPQIPPAVSREVKSITNQAAPEIRSAKLENPRKQPEVQSTNNSAISFGKGHPNFTMKKPFAEVVAGSTTKDSEFPALQLKRPPKPAGRKDERQVSAAEQTNGRTNAALSQGPVAENESEKMSNNMSSETADGKPFLQIGGNIVPVTVGNETKEAAQTIQQFVVYVGFEHECSYGHRFLLSEKYLKEIDYERSYQNNEAESKHSSQKLPPNASKSAATTGNGNNGRKSNRPMESSGRNSRQQLLQPGVDGETLRPAHILSDAHTVRKGEHYLQYITADDGGEAYSLLNRNLPIYMHCPHCKSSDGKGHQDVKVAGAVSQLQRIFIVTPDFPVLLASCPLVQFERSCLPSNVSDRDQQGSFSLGCRVLLPPESFLTLRLPFVYGAETRDGSTSPLKHLEQQPELTAWLVGGTALQIVSAGHVAEKEANVP, from the exons ATGGAGCcgcggccgccgccgtcgccgtcgccgcctcaGGCGCCCCCCTCCTCCGCCGTGCGGGTCCTCTCCCGCGCGCCTCCCCCCGcctccgccccctccccctccccggccgcggccgcctcgccgccgcacgacggcggcgtggtcgtcGTCGGCTTCGTGGGCGGCGCGGGGGGCGCCGCCGCGCGCCTCGCGGACCGGATCCTCGACGCCCCCGTGTTCTCCCCCGGCGGCTCGGCCAGGACCCTCGCCAGGGGCGTCAGGTACCACCGCGACGGGGACAGGAGGATGGTCTTCCTCCACCTCGCCTCCCCGGCCCCGCCCCCGCCGCGGGAGGCGGGCGGCGGGAGCACCGGCGGCGGCGACCTCCCGGAGATGCTCTTCATGTTCTCG GTTTGCCATGTAATAATATTTCTCCAAGAAGGCTTCCGGTTTGACACACAGACCTTGAAGAGTTTTAGGCTGCTGCAATCTTCGAAGCATGCTTTTGCACCATTTGTGAGGTCACTAGTAGCACCGGGAACGCCATCCAAAGCTGCTCCTTCTGGCACGCCAGGGACACCATCCAAAGCTACTCCTTCTGGCACCCCGACTCGGCCTACCCGCAGGGCTTCATCAATCTCCCCTCCGGCACGCCGTGGAGGTCACTCGGGACACCAACCCTCAGCCATCTCGTTGATGTCAGGAACCGGTTCGCATGCTTCTGTGTTGCCAGGCCAATGCATCCCTGTTGTCCTCTTTGTCTTTGAGGATGATATCATTGATGGTCCAAGTGCTGCAACAAGTTTGGATGATATGGGGGAGACATCTTCATCAAATCAGGCTTCTGGCACTTCAAAAGGTTCTGGCTCAGTGGTAATGCTCGCCCGACCAGCCAGCAAATCTGAGGGTAGTTTCACCAAGAAGCTGCATTTGTCTCTGGAAGGTCAGATCCGGTTCTTGCTGAAGAGGTGCCGGACACTTACCGGTCTGGAGTCAGGGCATAATGGTCCAAGGGGTGCTGGTAACGTGAGCCATCTTCCTTTGTTCTCACTTGATTCATCCAGAGTTGTTGCCCTGTTGGACCGCTCAATTAATAAGAAACAGGAGCCACTGGATATCATCGCAGGACTGTTTGAAGATTCTTTCAGCTCCAAGTCATCGTTGGATGCCGCTTCACTAGAAAACAACTGCCAATCTGCAAACCACGAAGATGTTCAGTTGATCAAGGATTTTATATTTCGGCAGTCCGACGGACTGAGAGGGAAAGGCGGGTATTCAGGCAATGCGTCTGCTGGCTCTGTTGCTGGTGTCGGTATGGTGGCTGCGGCAGCAGCTGCAGCAGCTGCGTCCGCATCATCTGGGAAGCCAGTTAGTGTTCCTGATCTCCCTAGTTTTGATAAATGGTTCTCCATTAGTACATCTATTATATCTGGACTGATTAGTGCAAAAGATGGGATCGATAATTCCGAAAGTGCGAGGGGATCATCTACTCATGCAAGTTCTAGTTTGAAGAACGAGCAATCTAGTGCTATTGAAACTGCTTTATCTTGCTTGGAAAGCAACAAAGGGCTTAACATGAAATTTTCCTCATCGTGGTGCCAAAAGGTGCTTCCAGTTGCTAAGGAGGTGTACTTGAAAGATTTGCCTGACTTTTACCCAACTAGCGTGCATGAAGTGCAGCTACAGAAAGCATTGCGATCCTTTCACTCAACAGTCAAAGGACCGGCTGTCAAGGTATTCTCCAAGAAGCTAGAAGATGAATGCAAAACAATATGGGAAGCTGGAAGGCAGCAATGCGATGCTGTCAGCCTTACTGGCAGGCCATGCAAGCACCAGCGCCATGGTAAATTATCTTCATCAGATGCTGTCGAACAACATTCTAGTGGTTACGTCTTCCTCCATGCATGTGCCTGTGGACGGTCGCGTCGCCTTAGAGATGATCCTTTTGACTTTGAGACAGCCAATGTATCATTTAACTGCTTCTCCAATTGTGAGGATCTACTACCCACCCTTGTGCTACCGAGGGGGGTTGATGCTAGTTCATTTCCGGCATCCTCTTGGCGTTTGGTGCGCCTTGGAGGAGCAAGATATTACAAGCCAACGAAAGGGTTGCTCCAAGCTGGATTTTGCTCAAAGGACAAGTATCTTTTGAAGTGGACAATATCTCTTGGCAAAGGACAAGGAAAAAATGGCACCCATGCTGCCACTAAATCTTCCTCCATGACATCTAATGTGAACCCCCAGATTCCACCTGCTGTTTCTAGAGAAGTAAAGTCCATCACAAACCAAGCCGCACCAGAAATTAGATCTGCAAAGCTTGAAAATCCCAGAAAACAACCTGAAGTGCAATCAACGAACAACTCAGCTATTAGTTTTGGTAAAGGTCATCCAAATTTTACTATGAAAAAGCCTTTTGCTGAAGTTGTTGCTGGCAGCACAACTAAAGATTCTGAGTTTCCTGCTCTCCAGCTGAAGAGACCACCAAAACCTGCTGGCCGAAAAGATGAACGGCAAGTGAGCGCAGCGGAACAGACTAATGGCCGAACCAATGCAGCTCTCAGTCAAGGACCTGTAGCTGAAAATGAATCTGAGAAGATGAGCAACAATATGAGCAGTGAAACTGCTGATGGGAAGCCCTTTCTACAGATCGGGGGCAACATAGTGCCAGTTACTGTTGGAAATGAGACTAAAGAAGCTGCCCAAACCATACAACAGTTTGTAGTATATGTGGGATTTGAGCATGAGTGCTCGTATGGTCACCGTTTCTTACTGTCAGAGAAGTATCTTAAGGAAATTGATTATGAAAGATCTTATCAAAACAATGAAGCAGAAAGTAAGCACAGTTCACAAAAGTTGCCCCCAAATGCATCTAAGTCGGCAGCAACTACAGGAAATGGAAACAATGGGCGGAAATCCAATAGGCCAATGGAATCATCAGGGAGAAATAGCAGGCAGCAATTGCTTCAGCCCGGCGTTGATGGAGAAACCTTGCGGCCTGCTCATATTCTGTCAGATGCACATACTGTCAGAAAGGGAGAGCATTATCTTCAATACATTACAGCTGATGATGGTGGAGAAGCATATTCACTTTTGAACAGAAATCTGCCGATATATATGCACTGCCCACATTGCAAAAGCTCAGATGGGAAGGGGCATCAAGATGTAAAAGTTGCTGGTGCTGTGTCACAACTTCAACGGATTTTTATC GTGACGCCTGATTTCCCTGTCCTGTTGGCTAGCTGCCCACTCGTGCAGTTTGAG AGGTCATGTCTGCCATCAAATGTATCTGACCGTGATCAACAAGGATCGTTCAGTCTTGGATGCCGAGTTCTCCTTCCACCCGAGAGCTTTCTTACCCTGCGGCTTCCATTCGTATACGGTGCGGAGACAAGGGATGGAAGCACATCCCCCCTCAAACACCTCGAGCAGCAACCAGAGCTGACAGCATGGCTCGTCGGAGGCACAGCTTTGCAGATCGTGTCAGCAGGACACGTTGCCGAGAAAGAAGCCAACGTGCCGTGA
- the LOC109747275 gene encoding uncharacterized protein, with translation MTQENHLAMKSSGHLFNEWEIRLLVLLSFTMQLFLFFVGGLRRRITNSALRFSIWLAYVGADMVSVYVLGLISRVHLDATTENHHHLAFLWAPFLLIHLGGQDTVTAFAIEDISLWLRHLLNLVVQVSLTLYIFWKSTNGLNIQELLLPTILLFVSGMIKYGERTWALCCGSLINIAEFPIPQYLTDLDKIHVGSTSSYSGLVSKALFSIKEVRWIFSSYSPLGTDLSMNSDLLLPDYSAKLFETMEIELGLMFDDIYTKAQVLRTWGGIILRCLSDISFLAAFVLFSVRNKERYNTVDTAITYVLFIGGFSLEVFAVFTAMMSPWIWAWLKTRRCSFLSSISISWQRRRVLWSKSMGQYSLLNYLGQCDQQPSKVMAVVRRLVNAVCGRKQKLWVSKLLDTKFVEVDEKVMRCIVERIKQYQSTEESSMLPQWPNLGPLLQRSLRVPEADFHFPVLVLHIYTEVMLSRYAPTAAVDGGLDRVCRTISNYMVYLCATHHEMLSVQNSSNQSDLAYILHRLFSVGNNTDITNIMPKAVGFLIDCRFPVPPKVCTEAHLLEIRDAWVGFLLHAASKSRPEMHAAQLARGGEFLTFVWLLMAHCSLGNSRGCPIGLLPISGDVQWRCVFHIRPPPQSS, from the coding sequence ATGACACAGGAAAACCACTTGGCAATGAAAAGCTCGGGGCACCTGTTCAATGAGTGGGAGATCCGGCTATTGGTGCTTCTTAGCTTCACAATGCagctttttcttttctttgtcgGTGGCCTCCGGCGGCGTATCACTAACAGTGCCCTCAGGTTTTCAATCTGGCTAGCTTATGTGGGAGCAGACATGGTGTCTGTTTATGTCCTAGGCCTCATCTCTCGCGTTCACCTGGATGCCACCACGGAAAATCATCATCACCTGGCTTTTCTTTGGGCACccttcctcctcatacacctcGGCGGACAAGATACCGTCACTGCTTTCGCCATTGAGGACATCAGCCTCTGGCTGAGGCACTTGTTGAACCTTGTTGTCCAAGTCTCCCTCACCCTGTATATCTTTTGGAAATCGACCAATGGTCTGAATATACAGGAGCTTCTTCTTCCAACCATCCTCCTGTTTGTTTCGGGAATGATCAAGTATGGGGAGAGAACATGGGCTTTGTGTTGTGGCAGCCTCATAAACATCGCAGAGTTCCCTATCCCACAATATCTGACAGATTTAGACAAGATCCATGTGGGTTCTACTTCTTCCTATTCTGGCCTTGTTTCCAAGGCTTTGTTTTCCATAAAAGAGGTCCGTTGGATTTTTTCTAGTTACAGTCCTTTGGGAACAGATCTCAGCATGAATTCGGATCTACTACTTCCAGACTATTCAGCCAAGTTATTTGAGACCATGGAGATTGAACTCGGGCTGATGTTCGATGACATCTATACCAAGGCGCAGGTGCTTCGAACATGGGGTGGCATCATACTTCGGTGTCTCTCAGATATTTCCTTCTTAGCTGCCTTTGTGCTCTTCTCTGTAAGAAACAAGGAGAGATACAATACCGTTGACACTGCAATCACCTATGTACTGTTTATCGGCGGTTTCTCCCTGGAAGTCTTTGCAGTATTTACCGCCATGATGTCACCATGGATTTGGGCATGGCTAAAGACGCGTCGCTGCAGCTTCCTTTCCTCCATCAGCATTAGCTGGCAGAGGAGAAGGGTGCTGTGGTCAAAATCCATGGGTCAGTACAGCCTGTTGAACTACCTGGGACAGTGCGACCAGCAGCCAAGTAAAGTGATGGCGGTGGTCAGAAGGTTGGTGAATGCAGTCTGCGGGCGAAAGCAGAAGCTCTGGGTCAGTAAGCTGTTGGACACCAAGTTCGTGGAGGTCGACGAGAAGGTCATGAGATGCATTGTGGAGAGGATTAAGCAGTATCAGTCTACAGAGGAATCGAGCATgctcccacaatggccaaatctTGGTCCACTGCTTCAAAGGTCACTGCGGGTTCCCGAGGCGGATTTTCATTTCCCCGTTCTCGTCCTCCATATATACACAGAGGTAATGCTGAGTAGGTATGCTCCCACCGCTGCTGTGGACGGTGGTTTGGACCGCGTATGCCGGACGATATCCAACTACATGGTTTACCTTTGTGCCACGCACCATGAAATGCTGTCGGTCCAAAACAGTTCCAACCAAAGCGACCTAGCATACATCCTCCACAGATTGTTTAGCGTGGGGAATAATACTGACATCACTAACATCATGCCTAAGGCGGTTGGGTTCTTGATCGATTGCCGTTTTCCGGTGCCCCCCAAGGTGTGTACAGAAGCACATCTGTTGGAAATCCGAGATGCATGGGTAGGGTTCCTCCTCCATGCCGCCAGCAAGTCACGGCCGGAGATGCATGCGGCGCAGCTGGCCAGAGGAGGGGAGTTCCTCACCTTCGTTTGGCTGCTCATGGCCCACTGCAGTCTCGGGAACTCTAGGGGCTGCCCAATCGGGTTGCTACCTATAAGTGGTGATGTTCAGTGGCGCTGCGTCTTCCACATTCGTCCTCCACCACAATCCTCATAG